A region from the Acanthochromis polyacanthus isolate Apoly-LR-REF ecotype Palm Island chromosome 23, KAUST_Apoly_ChrSc, whole genome shotgun sequence genome encodes:
- the LOC110964721 gene encoding transmembrane protein 184C-like encodes MPCSCAEWRRWIRPLVLVLYALLLVAVLPLCIWELQKDKVGTHSKAWFIAGVFVFLTIPISLWDILQHMVHYTQPELQKPIIRILWMVPIYSLDSWLALRYPSLAIYVDTCRECYEAYVIYNFLVFLLNFLSNQYPSLVMMLEVQQQQAHLPPLCCCPAWPMGEVLLFRCKLGVLQYTVVRPVTTVIALICQLCGVYDEANFSFRNAWSYLVIINNISQLFAMYCLVLLYRALKEELTPIRPVGKFLCVKLVVFVSFWQAVFIAFLVKVGVISDKHTWDWDSVEAVATGLQDFIICIEMFLAAIAHHYTFTYKPYVQEAEEGSCFDSFLAMWDFSDIRADVTEQVRHVGRTFLGRPNKMYFGAAARPEHTEHTGLLTASSQDPVTAATTSMPSSPSSSGRYQGLGHTPAPHSISAPAGFTSPSWEDDGDASLPQPTGQ; translated from the exons ATGCCGTGTTCCTGTGCAGAGTGGAGGAGGTGGATCCGccctctggttctggttctgtacGCTCTGCTGCTGGTGGCTGTGCTGCCGCTCTGCATCTGGGAGCTTCAGAAAGACAAG GTCGGGACTCACAGCAAAGCCTGGTTCATCGCCGGCGTGTTCGTGTTCCTCACCATCCCCATCTCTCTATGGGACATCCTGCAGCACATGGTCCACTACACCCAGCCAGAGCTACAGAAACCCATCATCAG GATACTGTGGATGGTTCCGATCTACAGTCTGGACAGC TGGCTGGCTCTGCGCTACCCCAGCCTGGCCATCTACGTGGACACCTGCAGGGAGTGCTACGAGGCCTACGTCATCTACAACTTCCTGGTGTTCCTCCTCAACTTCCTCAGTAACCAGTATCCCAGTCTGGTCATGATGCTGgaggtgcagcagcagcaggcccaTCTGCCCCCGCTGTGCTGCTGCCCCGCCTGGCCGATGGGAGA GGTGCTGCTGTTCAGGTGCAAACTGGGAGTCCTACAGTACACTGTGGTCCGGCCCGTAACCACGGTGATAGCACT CATTTGTCAGCTGTGTGGGGTTTATGATGAAGCTAACTTCAGCTTCAGGAATGCCTGGTCCTACCTGGTCATCATCAACAACATCTCACAGCTG TTTGCCATGTACTGTCTGGTTCTGCTGTATCGAGCTCTGAAGGAGGAGTTAACTCCCATCAGGCCTGTGGGCAAATTCCTCTGCGTCAAACTGGTCGTGTTCGTCTCATTCTG GCAGGCGGTGTTCATAGCGTTCCTGGTGAAGGTGGGTGTGATCTCGGACAAACACACCTGGGACTGGGACAGTGTGGAGGCTGTGGCCACTGGTCTGCAG GACTTCATCATCTGCATAGAGATGTTCCTGGCTGCCATCGCTCACCATTATACCTTCACCTACAAGCCCTACGTACAG GAAGCAGAGGAGGGGTCGTGCTTCGACAGCTTTCTGGCCATGTGGGATTTTTCTGACATCAGAGCTGATGTCACAGAGCAGGTCCGCCATGTTG GTCGAACGTTTCTCGGTCGACCCAACAAGATGTACTTCGGCGCCGCTGCCCGTCCGGAACACACCGAACACACCGGCCTCCTCACCGCCTCCTCCCAGGACCCCGTCACCGCGGCGACCACCTCCATGCCCTCCTCCCCGTCCTCCAGTGGGCGGTACCAGGGCTTAGGCCACACCCCCGCCCCCCACTCCATCTCCGCCCCCGCAGGCTTCACGTCTCCGTCCTGGGAGGATGACGGCGACGCCTCGCTTCCGCAGCCGACCGGCCAATGA
- the LOC110964723 gene encoding endothelin-1 receptor-like: KPDLKALSQSSNRTREVQVQQIPPTCLKSTSIHTFFKYINTVLSCLIFAVGIVGNATLLRIICQNRTMRNGPNALIASLALGDLIYIAIDIPINVYKLLAMQWPFADSLFGLFLCKLFPFLQKASVGITVLNLCALSVDRYRAVASWSRIQGTGVPTVTALEIVVIWLLSVFLAIPEAVGFDMVNFEYRNVTMRTCMLQPTTPFMKFYRDAKDWWLFGFYFCVPLLCSAVFYGLMTFEMLRHQKGSLRISLSEHLKQRREVAKAVFCLVLIFALCWFPLHLSRLLKRTVYSSHDAHRCELLNFLLVLDYFSNNMATINSCINPIILFFVSKKFKNCFKSCLCCWCYSGSLSNSLLPLHHGTSLQYKHTEH, from the exons AAACCGGATCTAAAGGCTCTGTCTCAGTCCTCCAACCGGACCCGGGAGGTCCAGGTCCAACAGATACCGCCCACCTGCCTGAAGTCCACGTCCATCCACACCTTCTTCAAGTACATCAACACGGTTCTGTCCTGCCTGATCTTTGCCGTGGGGATCGTCGGGAACGCCACGCTGCTCCGGATCATCTGCCAGAACAGAACCATGAGGAACGGACCCAACGCCCTGATCGCCAGCCTGGCGCTGGGAGACCTGATCTACATCGCCATCGACATCCCCATCAACGTCTACAAG ctcttGGCAATGCAGTGGCCGTTTGCCGACAGTCTGTTCGGTCTGTTCCTCTGTAAACTGTTTCCGTTCCTGCAGAAAGCTTCAGTCGGCATCACAGTTCTCAACCTGTGTGCTCTGAGTGTGGACAG GTACCGGGCCGTGGCGTCCTGGTCTCGGATCCAGGGGACAGGCGTTCCCACGGTAACGGCGCTGGAGATCGTGGTGATCTGGCTGCTGTCGGTGTTTCTGGCCATCCCCGAGGCCGTCGGCTTCGACATGGTGAACTTCGAGTACAGGAACGTCACCATGAGAACCTGCATGCTGCAGCCCACAACACCCTTCATGAAA TTCTACCGCGATGCCAAGGACTGGTGGCTGTTTGGGTTCTACTTCTGCGTTCCCCTGCTCTGTTCTGCCGTGTTTTACGGTCTGATGACCTTTGAGATGCTGCGACACCAGAAGGGCAGCCTGAGGATCTCTCTGAGCGAACACCTGAAGCAG cGTAGAGAAGTGGCCAAAGCTGTGTTCTGCCTGGTTCTGATCTTCGCTCTGTGCTGGTTCCCTCTTCATCTGAGCCGCCTGCTGAAGAGGACGGTCTACAGTTCCCACGACGCTCACCGCTGTGAGCTGCTCAA TTTTCTGTTGGTACTCGACTACTTCAGCAACAACATGGCGACCATCAACTCCTGCATCAATCCCATAATCCTCTTCTTTGTCTCCAAGAAGTTCAAAAACTGCTTCAAG tcttgCCTGTGCTGCTGGTGTTATTCTGGTTCTCTGTCCAACAGTCTGCTTCCCCTCCACCATGGAACCAGTCTACAGTACAAACACACCGAACACTGA
- the ttc29 gene encoding tetratricopeptide repeat protein 29 isoform X2 translates to MSGTRRRMSFRLNINTQNRMEQQTASLQTESSPDNSSHLSRREIGLFRNSLKQNVCVQLLQDGDHRSFSELFRLLASDRDRREASSAVRLQTPPLEEQLDKLETMKLHLSRAERAERTGLWSSACEELLLLGRFFSSPEDLWLRVHFYRRCSDGGRGSRPAVEAQLCLAELQLEDGEVEQVRQQVELSLQQMEDGWLDSESRSLKLRTLRVLWRIYSRLADAPLAAGDLTDALELLHEGYRISTQTEDKRMEGEAAFKLGLAYQSAGEHEAAKQHLSSCMQICGSLQDSDGLTKAYKAMASSLQSEGNTDEAIQCLKKLADLSRSDGLQHNLAESLMSLGNIYYSRREHQRAAENFLQAYQVYCNTGDEAQLQKAQVMVATARAQCLIRKHIVHLQTAAGTPEPE, encoded by the exons ATGAGCGGCACACGAAGACGGATGTCATTTCGACTCAACATTAACACTCAGAACag GATGGAGCAGCAGACGGCGTCCCTCCAAACTGAATCTTCACCAGATAATTCATCTCATCTCTCCAGGAGAGAAATAGGCCT GTTCAGAAACAGTCTGAAGCAGAACGTCtgtgtgcagctgctgcaggacgGCGACCACAG GTCGTTCTCGGAGCTCTTCCGTCTGCTGGCTTCTGATCGGGATCGTAGGGAGGCCAGTTCAGCTGTGAGGCTCCAGACGCCTCCACTGGAGGAACAACTGGACAAACTGGAGACCATGAAGCTGCACCTGAGCCGAGCCGAGCGGGCCGAACGGACCG GTCTGTGGTCTTCAGCCTGTGAGGAGCTCCTGCTGTTGGGTCGCTTCTTCTCGTCTCCTGAGGACCTCTGGCTCCGTGTGCATTTCTACCGGCGCTGTTCAGACGGAGGACGAGGCTCCAGACCGGCTGTGGAGGCTCAGCTGTGTCTGGCCGAGCTCCAGCTGGAGGACG gggAGGTGGAGCAGGTGAGGCAGCAGGTGGAGCTGAGCCTCCAGCAGATGGAGGACGGCTGGCTGGACTCGGAAAGTCGGTCCCTGAAGCTTCGGACCCTCCGGGTTCTGTGGAGGATCTACAGCCGACTGGCCGACGCTCCTCTGGCTGCTGGAGACCTCACAGATGCTCTGGAGCTGCTCCATGAAGGATACAGGATCTCCACCCAGA CTGAAGACAAACGGATGGAAGGAGAGGCAGCGTTTAAACTGGGGCTGGCCTATCAGAGCGCAGGAGAGCACGAAGCTGCCAAACAG CACTTGAGCTCCTGCATGCAGATTTGTGGATCCCTGCAGGATTCAGACGGACTGACGAAGGCGTACAAGGCCATGGCCAGCTCTCTGCAGAG TGAAGGAAACACCGATGAAGCCATCCAATGTCTGAAGAAGCTGGCTGATCTTTCTCGCAGCGATGGACTGCAGCACAATCTGGCTGAGAGCTTAATGAGTCTGGGAAACATCTACTACAGCAGG CGTGAGCATCAGAGAGCTGCTGAGAACTTTCTGCAGGCTTACCAAGTTTACTGTAACACTGGAGATGAAGCTCAGCTGCAGAAGGCTCAG GTGATGGTGGCCACTGCTCGCGCTCAGTGCCTCATCAGAAAACACATCGTCCACCTTCAGACTGCTGCTGGAACCCCAGAACCTGAATAA
- the ttc29 gene encoding tetratricopeptide repeat protein 29 isoform X1 — MSGTRRRMSFRLNINTQNSRMEQQTASLQTESSPDNSSHLSRREIGLFRNSLKQNVCVQLLQDGDHRSFSELFRLLASDRDRREASSAVRLQTPPLEEQLDKLETMKLHLSRAERAERTGLWSSACEELLLLGRFFSSPEDLWLRVHFYRRCSDGGRGSRPAVEAQLCLAELQLEDGEVEQVRQQVELSLQQMEDGWLDSESRSLKLRTLRVLWRIYSRLADAPLAAGDLTDALELLHEGYRISTQTEDKRMEGEAAFKLGLAYQSAGEHEAAKQHLSSCMQICGSLQDSDGLTKAYKAMASSLQSEGNTDEAIQCLKKLADLSRSDGLQHNLAESLMSLGNIYYSRREHQRAAENFLQAYQVYCNTGDEAQLQKAQVMVATARAQCLIRKHIVHLQTAAGTPEPE, encoded by the exons ATGAGCGGCACACGAAGACGGATGTCATTTCGACTCAACATTAACACTCAGAACag cagGATGGAGCAGCAGACGGCGTCCCTCCAAACTGAATCTTCACCAGATAATTCATCTCATCTCTCCAGGAGAGAAATAGGCCT GTTCAGAAACAGTCTGAAGCAGAACGTCtgtgtgcagctgctgcaggacgGCGACCACAG GTCGTTCTCGGAGCTCTTCCGTCTGCTGGCTTCTGATCGGGATCGTAGGGAGGCCAGTTCAGCTGTGAGGCTCCAGACGCCTCCACTGGAGGAACAACTGGACAAACTGGAGACCATGAAGCTGCACCTGAGCCGAGCCGAGCGGGCCGAACGGACCG GTCTGTGGTCTTCAGCCTGTGAGGAGCTCCTGCTGTTGGGTCGCTTCTTCTCGTCTCCTGAGGACCTCTGGCTCCGTGTGCATTTCTACCGGCGCTGTTCAGACGGAGGACGAGGCTCCAGACCGGCTGTGGAGGCTCAGCTGTGTCTGGCCGAGCTCCAGCTGGAGGACG gggAGGTGGAGCAGGTGAGGCAGCAGGTGGAGCTGAGCCTCCAGCAGATGGAGGACGGCTGGCTGGACTCGGAAAGTCGGTCCCTGAAGCTTCGGACCCTCCGGGTTCTGTGGAGGATCTACAGCCGACTGGCCGACGCTCCTCTGGCTGCTGGAGACCTCACAGATGCTCTGGAGCTGCTCCATGAAGGATACAGGATCTCCACCCAGA CTGAAGACAAACGGATGGAAGGAGAGGCAGCGTTTAAACTGGGGCTGGCCTATCAGAGCGCAGGAGAGCACGAAGCTGCCAAACAG CACTTGAGCTCCTGCATGCAGATTTGTGGATCCCTGCAGGATTCAGACGGACTGACGAAGGCGTACAAGGCCATGGCCAGCTCTCTGCAGAG TGAAGGAAACACCGATGAAGCCATCCAATGTCTGAAGAAGCTGGCTGATCTTTCTCGCAGCGATGGACTGCAGCACAATCTGGCTGAGAGCTTAATGAGTCTGGGAAACATCTACTACAGCAGG CGTGAGCATCAGAGAGCTGCTGAGAACTTTCTGCAGGCTTACCAAGTTTACTGTAACACTGGAGATGAAGCTCAGCTGCAGAAGGCTCAG GTGATGGTGGCCACTGCTCGCGCTCAGTGCCTCATCAGAAAACACATCGTCCACCTTCAGACTGCTGCTGGAACCCCAGAACCTGAATAA